The following proteins come from a genomic window of Nitrospirota bacterium:
- a CDS encoding CxxxxCH/CxxCH domain-containing protein → MACHTAEAGFRPSCNVCHGYPPVVNTATGAPDGLANNPAVTGSITAGAHNKHVNIKSFSCKVCHNGSAGSGSTHVNNNVTIGFSLFDGAYPGGSYDGQTTVDYDSSSVNTSVSNSGSKTCSNIYCHGRLPDGTIWGGGAGTTPQWDGSAACASCHDTGGSQSALSGKHRKHTDESTYAFACEKCHYETASGSSSIRNEAYHANNTKDLVFAKGGSFDSGIKSCTSTYCHSNAGGGPPNVSVKWTDAASMQCDSCHNGRTGVETLEMISNGHARLVSSQWVRRFPCYYCHDNTVDTSDNLKDYSRHLNETKDIAIASNWNITGKPAPSYNADTKVCDNIYCHSDGTTVDPQVRPFPWTQGHAKCNTCHGHEQGTCSTCHNDGRTGWPAGQEWKSAMPMYTNTGAGTENANTHKRHLLTDFNCDNCHANTIANGTCTTCHNGGTPQGSMDEVNHINPAYHVNKVKDVVFKNGGTYNQVNKTCSNTACHTGSDPQWGDSVNNLVLCFTCHGVSGADVDDFTKFNSTRAKINLTEWETTGHGRPSSAGNYTSGNPPANFPGNPCWYCHDNNVLHNDSSNPFRLKQHQQFASRFEKECIYCHMEGQDAECLNCHNASNSLAPQLSTITDPPFSQDHSEYTNGQTSCVAVCHATDEQRHKTGAGLWTAEQKVDIKNQYVMMGVCLKCHDDDSNGKCNQCHTGEQYQLGYDPGTGFIKANVSKATSIHFGYKHYAAYQNNGVWKGGKFCWDCHDPHGDSNIYMIQSKVATETDGTFGIPVTRRDVSFTRKQSGLDYAKTSAPYNGICNVCHSETGQHYRFDYGDGHNAGRICTTCHEHRFTDSHASGKACNTCHLNKPVPRHTAFGLPRDCTKCHNGTISGRMDIMGQFRANSHHVQGDKVTNKHCYACHWEATELGLINMDYHSGYNYKTHERASGREVNLVIWGSGQRPTTYTEGTTAATFTANKVGTVDERAEVSKVTQACLGCHSDQNKTIQPFNIVDPDNGDCKTPIQYAWDRQSIAARYSQTGTATWGKYTSMANAAKKNITKAYSAHGNAVNNQGGWDAATGLDDTIPNTRNGSQNVQCFDCHSSHGSKVSGVTSSYKTFNGTNNGANLKETQAGKGGYSMTYKAQANTSGVNPYNAGAGQCFDCHETQTSGAKPWGYGSTFGATAPILGYKDTPRFGQGTKGSTARYTYRANKTTIVGGHFKASSELTSPAMGTINGLCTPCHDPHGVSPTIGTNQQYALPMLKGTWLTSPYREDVTPMDKNGYSGKSGFYNYYNSWSGSYPRPYGQQSDPQPLGSWNTDRNTFNTVDLSNKGNVPDSTYGRISEDESKFAGLCLICHSKSNLTDGINKNTAFRTKDRIHESVKGWGSNGEHSYPCSKCHQPHSSGLPRLLQTNCLDYKHRGRVASGGLPYAYDVSWSYENEYGRFPYGWWDDGYSTYSTAICHGAATANGSAGWPDNQKWNNVTPW, encoded by the coding sequence ATGGCCTGTCATACGGCCGAAGCCGGGTTCAGGCCTTCATGTAATGTCTGCCACGGCTATCCGCCTGTTGTCAATACTGCAACCGGTGCGCCGGACGGTTTGGCAAATAACCCGGCTGTCACCGGGTCAATCACCGCGGGCGCGCATAATAAACACGTAAACATAAAATCATTTTCATGCAAGGTCTGCCACAATGGAAGTGCCGGCAGCGGCTCGACACATGTTAATAATAATGTAACGATAGGATTTTCACTTTTTGACGGCGCATATCCAGGAGGTTCATATGATGGCCAGACAACAGTGGATTATGACAGCAGCTCTGTAAATACGTCGGTATCGAATTCCGGCAGTAAGACCTGCAGCAATATCTACTGTCATGGCAGGCTTCCTGATGGAACAATTTGGGGCGGAGGGGCCGGCACAACTCCGCAATGGGACGGTTCGGCAGCCTGCGCCTCCTGTCACGACACCGGCGGCTCCCAGAGCGCGCTAAGCGGCAAACACCGCAAACATACTGACGAATCCACGTATGCTTTTGCATGTGAAAAATGTCATTACGAGACTGCGTCTGGCAGCTCATCAATAAGGAATGAGGCTTACCACGCCAACAATACAAAAGACCTTGTTTTTGCAAAGGGCGGTTCATTTGACAGCGGGATTAAATCGTGCACGAGCACATATTGTCACAGCAACGCAGGTGGAGGACCGCCAAATGTATCTGTTAAATGGACTGACGCCGCAAGCATGCAATGCGACTCATGCCATAACGGCAGGACGGGAGTAGAGACGCTTGAGATGATCTCTAACGGGCATGCGCGCCTTGTCAGCAGTCAATGGGTGAGACGATTTCCGTGTTATTACTGCCATGACAATACAGTTGACACTTCAGACAATTTAAAAGACTACAGCAGGCATCTTAACGAAACCAAAGATATCGCCATCGCTTCAAACTGGAACATCACCGGAAAGCCTGCTCCAAGCTACAATGCGGACACAAAGGTCTGCGACAATATTTACTGCCATAGCGACGGCACAACTGTTGATCCGCAGGTCAGGCCTTTCCCCTGGACTCAGGGGCATGCCAAATGCAACACATGTCACGGGCATGAACAGGGCACCTGCTCCACCTGCCACAATGACGGCAGAACCGGCTGGCCTGCGGGGCAGGAATGGAAATCCGCAATGCCGATGTATACAAACACCGGGGCAGGCACTGAGAATGCTAACACGCACAAACGGCATCTGCTGACGGATTTTAATTGTGATAACTGCCATGCCAATACTATCGCAAACGGCACCTGTACAACATGCCACAACGGCGGTACTCCCCAAGGCAGCATGGATGAGGTCAATCACATCAATCCGGCTTATCACGTAAATAAGGTCAAGGATGTCGTCTTCAAAAACGGAGGCACCTACAACCAGGTTAACAAGACATGTTCCAACACAGCCTGCCATACCGGTTCTGATCCACAGTGGGGCGATTCGGTTAATAATCTTGTGCTTTGTTTTACTTGCCACGGCGTTTCAGGTGCGGACGTGGACGATTTCACCAAGTTCAACAGCACACGCGCCAAGATCAATCTGACCGAATGGGAAACCACCGGACATGGACGGCCGTCATCCGCAGGCAATTACACTTCAGGAAATCCCCCGGCAAATTTCCCCGGGAATCCATGCTGGTACTGTCATGACAATAATGTGCTTCACAATGATTCTTCAAACCCGTTTCGGCTGAAGCAGCACCAGCAGTTTGCAAGCCGTTTTGAAAAAGAATGCATTTACTGCCATATGGAAGGACAGGACGCTGAATGCCTGAACTGTCATAACGCGTCTAATTCCCTCGCCCCGCAGCTTTCGACCATTACAGATCCTCCTTTTTCACAGGATCATTCGGAGTATACAAACGGGCAGACGTCTTGTGTCGCTGTTTGTCATGCAACCGACGAACAGAGGCATAAGACTGGAGCAGGCCTGTGGACTGCCGAACAGAAGGTGGACATAAAAAACCAGTACGTGATGATGGGCGTATGTCTTAAGTGCCATGATGACGACAGTAATGGGAAATGCAACCAGTGTCATACAGGAGAGCAATATCAGCTCGGTTATGATCCGGGAACTGGCTTTATAAAGGCAAATGTTTCAAAGGCAACGTCAATACATTTCGGTTACAAACATTATGCCGCCTACCAGAATAACGGAGTGTGGAAAGGAGGCAAGTTCTGCTGGGACTGTCACGACCCGCACGGAGACAGCAATATATACATGATACAGAGCAAGGTTGCCACAGAGACGGACGGCACTTTCGGAATTCCCGTCACAAGGCGTGACGTCTCGTTCACAAGAAAACAGAGCGGCCTTGATTATGCAAAAACGTCTGCTCCGTACAACGGTATTTGCAATGTATGTCATTCAGAGACAGGGCAGCATTACCGCTTTGATTATGGAGACGGACATAATGCAGGCAGGATCTGTACGACGTGCCATGAACACAGGTTCACTGATAGCCATGCGTCAGGCAAAGCATGCAATACCTGTCATCTGAATAAACCGGTTCCAAGGCACACGGCTTTCGGCCTGCCAAGAGATTGCACAAAATGCCATAACGGTACTATCAGCGGCCGCATGGATATTATGGGGCAATTCAGGGCGAATTCGCATCATGTGCAGGGTGATAAAGTTACTAACAAACATTGCTACGCCTGTCATTGGGAGGCTACGGAGCTTGGGCTTATAAACATGGATTATCATTCTGGCTATAATTATAAAACACATGAACGTGCTTCCGGCAGAGAGGTGAACCTCGTAATTTGGGGCTCTGGACAGAGGCCCACAACATACACTGAAGGAACTACTGCGGCAACATTCACGGCAAACAAGGTTGGTACGGTTGACGAGAGGGCGGAGGTGTCAAAGGTAACACAGGCTTGTCTGGGCTGTCACAGTGATCAGAACAAGACAATACAGCCCTTTAATATTGTGGATCCTGACAACGGCGACTGCAAGACACCGATACAATATGCGTGGGACAGGCAGAGCATTGCTGCAAGATATTCTCAGACAGGCACAGCTACATGGGGCAAATACACATCTATGGCAAATGCCGCAAAGAAAAACATAACCAAGGCATATTCCGCACACGGCAATGCGGTCAATAACCAGGGCGGATGGGATGCGGCAACAGGTCTGGACGATACGATCCCGAATACAAGGAATGGAAGCCAAAATGTCCAATGTTTTGACTGTCACAGTTCTCACGGCTCAAAGGTCTCGGGAGTTACATCAAGTTACAAGACATTCAACGGCACTAATAACGGGGCAAACCTGAAAGAGACGCAGGCAGGCAAGGGCGGCTACAGCATGACCTATAAAGCTCAGGCAAATACCTCGGGTGTGAACCCGTACAATGCAGGAGCAGGACAATGCTTTGACTGTCATGAGACGCAGACATCAGGCGCAAAACCCTGGGGCTACGGATCAACCTTCGGGGCAACCGCGCCTATTCTTGGATATAAGGATACGCCACGTTTCGGACAGGGCACAAAAGGTTCCACTGCAAGATATACATACAGAGCGAACAAGACGACCATTGTAGGCGGACACTTTAAGGCGTCTTCTGAATTAACCAGCCCGGCGATGGGCACGATCAACGGGTTATGCACTCCATGCCATGACCCACACGGAGTAAGCCCGACCATAGGAACCAACCAGCAATACGCATTGCCCATGCTTAAAGGCACATGGCTTACATCGCCATACAGGGAAGACGTTACGCCGATGGACAAGAACGGATATAGCGGCAAGAGCGGTTTCTATAATTACTACAATTCATGGAGCGGGTCTTATCCAAGGCCGTATGGTCAGCAATCCGATCCGCAGCCACTCGGTTCATGGAATACCGACAGGAATACTTTCAATACTGTTGACTTGAGCAATAAGGGAAATGTCCCTGACAGTACATATGGCAGGATAAGCGAAGATGAAAGCAAGTTCGCCGGGCTGTGCCTGATATGCCATTCGAAATCCAATCTGACCGACGGTATTAACAAGAATACCGCGTTCAGGACCAAAGACAGGATACACGAATCTGTCAAGGGATGGGGATCCAACGGCGAGCATTCGTATCCATGCTCAAAGTGTCACCAGCCGCACAGCTCCGGCCTGCCGAGACTGCTTCAGACGAACTGTCTCGATTATAAGCACAGGGGCAGGGTAGCCTCCGGAGGGCTTCCTTATGCATACGATGTTTCATGGTCTTACGAAAACGAGTATGGCAGATTCCCTTACGGCTGGTGGGATGACGGATATAGCACATACAGTACAGCCATATGTCATGGCGCTGCAACCGCCAACGGTTCAGCCGGGTGGCCTGACAACCAGAAGTGGAACAATGTAACGCCATGGTGA